The Ziziphus jujuba cultivar Dongzao chromosome 5, ASM3175591v1 genome segment GAACATATTAGCAGCAACTGGAGATAACTGGTTTTATCAAAAAGTTCATCATGGGTCATTTTAGAGTAATTATCCATAAATTCTTTATGTTAAAActtaagtaataaaaaattgttttgataGGATTCTCTGCATAAATGTCTTTCTTCTTTTTACAATtacttaaaagtttaaatttatgTCACTGCAAAGTTACAAACTTAATACTATAATGTGATAGTCCAAATTGTTTTGTAAtccttctttttcatttaaagTATTGTCTGTATGTTAGGGAAATAAGTATCTTCTCCTTTCTGGTGTTGGCGAAGTACCCCCTTGCTCATTTGGGATGCAAAAATCTAGATTAGTCACCCTGAGAGGCTTTGAAGTGGTGATGCATCTGCAATAAAGTTTAGCAGAACTAGGTTAGATTGTTTTGAAGAAGTTCCTTCTTCACATGGAAAATAAACTCATGCTCATTCTCTTTCTTTGCAGAGCATCTAACTAATACTATGAGTCATCTCATGAAGCCTTAGGTAAGAGTGACAAATTAGAGTGAAACAATGGTAGATGATAGATTTCCAGATTCTAGGACTTATGCATATAATAtgcatttataataataaaaaaaattgtgtataatgataatagaaagtgttttgaaatagaaaatttGTCATTAAAAGAGAGTATTGTCGATACAGATTGGAACAGTAAGAGTGACTTGTGTTGCAAGTTGCCTCTGGTGGAACAGTAGTgaactaaataaataatggtATTAAGTTATTTTTTGATTGCGCATTAGTAAATTTTTGAGCTTGCTAAgcctattaaaataatatctcTGCTGTGTGCTATTTGTGGTTGACATTGTGTTAGTTTCTTAAATCAAATTGTGTGTTACTTCTCAATTGGAATGATTAAGTTATACTTCAGAACCAAAAGGTTGCAATTTAAAAGGTCAATAAATTTATGGAacgaatattaaattaaaatagaagTAGCAATCATGGCTTTGGTTTGTAGAATTTTTCGGTTGAGCAATATCAAACTGAGGTTAATGTTAAATATTAACTATgggtttatttatggttttatgtATTTGTCTTTGAGATGAGAAAGAGgataaactatttatttatgttgatgTTAACATGAAGAACTGTATTAGAATGATATGGGTTAttggaaaacaaaattctaaaaatgAGTATGGTGATTGTGAAGTTATAGATAGTGGCATGTTTACTTACTTGAAATAGCAATGAGAGCACTGAAAATCACTACCTTTTCATGATCAACCTACAGATTGTGGAACTATTAATGTCATGAATCTTGTTACTGATATTGGAGAAATCTAATCTCAATTTCTTGCATCACTGTAGGTTTCACAAACTATTCttacaagaaatattttgttgttagGAAAAACTTTGAGTAACTAATTTCCACtcaaattttagtaaacatCTCAATGGGGTTATCATATTCTCACCATGCATTCATTCAATATTGCTTCCTCCTTTCATCCTAAGTAAATTTTCTATCAGCGGGTTAAAATATGGATTTGGGAACATAACATTCTGTAAACTTTGTGAATACAAGGTAAGGCAAAGCTGCCTAAGGTAGGGCAAAGCTGCATAAGATGCTTTTCCAATCTGTGGAGACTTTGAAACAGTGATTTAATCCCATTAAGGACCAAGATAGGATTAGGTCAAAGGTGATGTTAGCACATAAGGGTTGAAAGCCACACAAGAGTTCTTAATCTGTTTTGGTCGAAATTATAAGCTTATAAAAAGGATTGAAATGACAGAAAGGATTGAAATGACagatttacttttgtttttatgaaaTGCTTGAGATCAAAATTTCTGAACATTTTAATTTTCTGATTCATTTTTCTAGTCTATTTTACTGTAAATTTGTTAGGGGAAGCAACGTGCTTTTGAACCTTATACTTttgtccttttttctttttatgtattttgCTCCTTTTTGAAATAGGCTTCAGGAATCAGTCAAAAGATTGATAGTTCTTTGATTGTTACGACTTTctctttcttaagtactttgTTGTCTAAGATTTGTTTGTAAGTATGCTGAAAGAAACTATAAAGTTCTTAATATTTGCATTGTTAGAAACTATAAAGTTCTTACAATATTTGCATTGTTACTTTTTTCTTCTCCCTATTTTAAATGTGTTCCTGTGACCAGAATTGGGTGCATATTGCATTCAAGCCTTGTACATTGAATTGTTGAAGCATCTCAAATTCTGCATCTATTGTGACCGCAGAAAACATAACTATATGTCCAACTTATCCATCTTTTCGTTTTGAGGATATTAATAACAGTAacctggatttttattttttatttttttttcctcctcccCCACTCCTGTAAATCTGTATTTTCATTGCATAATCATTTTGTGTTCAACTAAATTGGTCATTGCTGAAGCATTTAAAACCTCTAATTTTCAGTAAGCATGTAGTCTTTGTCATAACATTGTGGAAGGTATCCTTTGTTTGCAAGTTCTCCTCTGCATGGTCATAGTATCCATTTACTGACATGTATTTTAATTCTTATATGGTTTGTCACAAATGTAAAAGTGAATAATGTGGCATTATAactttattttccttattttagAAAGGGGAAACCTATTTTTTCTCTCAATCTTTCTTTAAGACTTTGTATTTTAGATTTGCATGCCTTTGTGGTTATTTTatcgtttttctttttgttaaaaaaactttttgcaCCTTGTTATGTGTCttcttgctctctctctctctctctactgaAACTTGCTTTGGTTTATGCTgatgtttatatttttgatgcagataattatcattttatcgAAGTCAAAACGATCTATTCTTTAAACCAAAAGTGAAGAAGGTAAATATTTCATATACCAAATTTGGTGGAGTATTTAAGTAATAGTTAAATGAGAGTGTTCAGTTAAGTTGAAATGGTTTCTATTTGTCAGTTCTCTGTTTTTAACTGGTTTTATGAAAGTAACTACTTCTTGTTGCATTGTTTGACCATATCTGTAACACTACTAGTTTATTACTGAAATATTGAGTACAAGCATTTACTTTCAATGCTCATTTCAAGGACAATGACATATTTAAAGAGTGCAAGTTATTCCATGCAATGAAGTATTCAATGCAGATGAAGTTTGATTTCAATGATTTTtcactatatttaatttttatctttacaTGAGAATCTCTGGTCTTTGATCATAACACACCTGTTAAATGTCGACCGTTTCAAAGTGTCTTTTTGCTGATTATTTTGCGCCTCTTATACCACATCATGGCAATAGAAGCATAATTTCTTACCATAATCCATTTAGTTGATAGACAACTAGTAATGCCCGTCAGAAGTTTTTGCATCTTCATTAATGCAGTTGTAGTCTGCTGCAGTGTCAAGAAAATAAGTTTGGGATCAAGATTTTTGAAAAGAAGATTGCTAATGATGAATAAAAAATTGGTAGTCATGATTCGCATTATATGTGAATGAAGGGAATTGTACCCCAATTTTGTAGCTCTGGCTGGCGTCTCATGGTTTTGTTGTGGCTGGCTAAGCTGGAGATGGACAGGTCCATGTGAGTCGTCTCCCATGCCCAGACTGTTTGTGAGGGGGAGGTTTCTATTTGGTCCATTCATTTCCCTTGTTCCATAGACCTGGGATTTGAAACTCTTCCATTTAGATTGGCTATGGGACGCCTTAAAACATATTGAGTTTGATTGTAGATTTTTTAGTtgctctttttaaaaataactgtAAGCTTGTTTTAGTTATTCAAATCAATTTCTTTGCAGTTTCATGTTTTGTTGGCAAATAAGTTTTACCTTCTTATACAAATCGACATTTTCTTGATGAATGAGGTCTCCCTGCACAAAGACATTTAAGTTTAGCTCCTTGAATGTTAAAGAGAGATCAAACTGGGATTAGCTACTCAAATGAAAAAGAGAACAAATCTCAGAATCAGTAGCCCTTGTTTGCATGGTTAACCTTTCTGTTTAGTTCTTGTATTTCATCGAGTAAAATTTGGTCCTACAAAAGTCAAGATTACAGTAAGTAGCATGCATCTGCCATCAAGCAACGTGTCTTcgaattttagaaaataagcAATATGGATTTCTGACCTTTTTCATACGGACACCACGAAGGCTCATTTCCAACTGGTTCTCTAGGTTCTGTAAATCTTTGACACTCAAGCTCGAAAGCTCTTCGCCCATCATTTGCCTGTTATTTTGATAAAGAATTATAAGTTCCTTAACTTAGATTTTGGAAATACTAAAACCGACTAGTCAGATACACATGCAAAAGAATTTAGTTTTAATCTACTCATCTTATCAGTTAACTTTTCATTCCCTCCTCGTCCTCTTATGTTAGCTTTAAGTTACGTCTTTTGTTATCCTGTAGGAGCATGTACCTTGTCAATTCCTTGTTCTTCTATTTTGCAAGTTTTGTAGCTAGTGCTTGTGAAAACTTATTTTTTGATCTTTTACCCTGCCGGTATTCAATTACCATGTGTTCTTGTTATAAGTTGTACAGCACTGCCTTCAACTTGTAATGATGCCACCTTAGCTATGCTCTTGATTTCATGGAACACTCACTTGGTCTGAGGTATTTAATACTAAATCAGGTCatctatttatttcaaattttgttaatttttatttttctatgttcATGTTGCCCATTCACTTAatctatttttgttatttattgacATATCTTTATGTCTTAGTTCCATATGTAAGCAAACTTTGATGACTTCTTCTCATCTTATCTTTAATTGGTATAACTGCCAATCTTATATGTACATCCTTGTTCTCAATCCTATCTTTTTCTTCGAAAAGgatagattttattttactgAATATCATTTGTTTACATTCCCACATGttgatatcatatatatatctttgtttCATAGTGTATATTGTTATTCTAAAAATTCATACACAATTTTCAAAGTTAGCTTTACAGTCTAGGTGCATTTGTACAAAACACAATGCCTGCTAGTTTACAATGGCTTAGAACCTTTTCAAAAGTGCTAGTTGAAGATATAGTGCGTTCCTTAATGACTCTATaggattttgattgattttttatgGAGTACAACTGCCTCCAACGTTCCATTTTTTCATTCCCTCTTTTACTTCAGTTCAGCTAATATGTGTTTGGGTCGGTAGCTTTGAACTTGGGCTTTATTGATCATACTTAAATTGTAGAAATCCCATTATCTTGTGTTTCATGGTACTTAATTTTCGTCTGAGCCCTATAATTTGCATGCCCCACTTTTGTCATGAATAGGTAAAAGTAATGCTCAAAACTTTCCATACAAGCCCAAAGAGGTCCTcaacataaaattattaaatgtcAAGAGAACTGGAGTCTTTTTATGTGGAAGCAAATGAAAACATGTTTCATATCTTAAACTGTTGGACTTTTTCactaaaacatataattttattttatttttttaatttacattaaCATTAGATCAAATTAATTCTATAGCGTTGAGCTTTGTTCTTTACTTTAGCCTCCTAAAATCATGGTTAAAGTTTTGCATGCAAGggtctttaatattttttaccatATTGTTTGTTTCAGGTTAGGTAAGCTAAGTTATAAAAAAGATTAACTTGAGACCAAACAGATTGGCAAACCTGCTACTAACTGAATTTACCCAAAATATGTATCAAACTAGGCCAACCAAGCTGGTCTGACTGTGCTTGTGCATAACAATCTAACTGCAATTTCTCTAATACATCATATAATTCTATGTCTTTTCCACCTTTTGCTGTTCTGTATATTATGAATTTCTACAGACGAAGGATCTTcctagattttaaattttttacacCGACTCTATCAGTGAAATTATTAGTCAAAACTTACATTTTTCCTAAATAACAGATTCACCTATTTCATTGTTTAGCCTGGTAAGCCTATCTGAACACCATTTCATATTAGAAACCGCCACACACCAGATCTCAAAACCTTAATGTTCATTTACACAATTGCATTGAGCCATTTCTGGGTATGATTGTTATTGATGTTTAACCCCTAATGAAGAGGAAGATAAAGTGTGTTTTATTGACCGAGTGAAGATTTAAAACTTCTTACGTGTTCCATCTATTGCAGTGTTTCCTAAGTTGAAGATGTTTTTTAAGTATTCTTTAGTGTCTTTTCTGTCATAAATTCATCTTCTTGAAACTTTGTATTATTCTCTATTTATTCAGTAGTTACATTCACTATTCCAATGTTTGGTTAAGTTGAAGATGACTACAAGTGTTCTTTAGTTTCTGGTCTGTCAAAAAGTCATTGTCTTGAAACTTTGTATTATTCTCTATATATTCAATCGTTACATTCttttacatacatacatatatatatatatatatatatatatatcataattctAAGATGTAGATATCTGCAAATTTTTAACTTCTGAATTCAAGCCTTGCtatggggggggggggtgggggggctGGCTTGTGCTACCAAAATACATGCTCCACAACATGTTGCAGGGTGTGAATTTGCAAGTTAAAAACTTGCAGATAGCTGTACCatagaataattatatataaattagtagGAAATTATATGCGTAAATATTTTACTTCATTAGTTGAGAGAATATGGTAATTGATGTCAATTTGGTTGATTAGCATTTCATTATGTAAATAGGAAATTTTGCAATTGTTTCCTAATTTAGGTTGTCTATTTCTGCTTAGCTGACCTCTCAAATCTTCCAACCTtaattcttc includes the following:
- the LOC132803887 gene encoding MADS-box transcription factor 23-like isoform X2, whose protein sequence is MGRGKIVIRRIDNSTSRQVTFSKRRNGLLKKAKELAILCDAEVGVIIFSSTGKLYDFSSTSMKTVIERYNKAKEEHYQQGNPTSEVKFWQREAAILRQQLQNLQENHRQMMGEELSSLSVKDLQNLENQLEMSLRGVRMKKDQILLDEIQELNRKGDLIHQENVDLYKKVYGTREMNGPNRNLPLTNSLGMGDDSHGPVHLQLSQPQQNHETPARATKLGLQLH
- the LOC132803887 gene encoding MADS-box transcription factor 23-like isoform X1, which gives rise to MGRGKIVIRRIDNSTSRQVTFSKRRNGLLKKAKELAILCDAEVGVIIFSSTGKLYDFSSTSMKTVIERYNKAKEEHYQQGNPTSEVKFWQREAAILRQQLQNLQENHRQMMGEELSSLSVKDLQNLENQLEMSLRGVRMKKDQILLDEIQELNRKGDLIHQENVDLYKKVYGTREMNGPNRNLPLTNSLGMGDDSHGPVHLQLSQPQQNHETPARATKLGRLQLH